Part of the Temnothorax longispinosus isolate EJ_2023e chromosome 5, Tlon_JGU_v1, whole genome shotgun sequence genome is shown below.
AATTTATTCATGATTATTTAAAGTGACAGATTCTGCGTGAATGCAGAAATGCAAGAAGTACATACAGTACGtaagagtataaaaaatataagagaagaAGCACCTACGTTGTACactgtgtaaaaaaaagtattttatcttttttggaATAATTCTGcacgaaagagaaagatactACCACCACTTCCGTCAGAACGCATTGCATTCTCATTTGTACTGGTATATCGAATAAAACGCTTAATAGCAACGTTTCTCTTCTTCGCAAATTATTCCAAGAGAAAAGTATACAAGTACTTATTATTTCACTCACTGTAGCTTCATTTCTATGCCATCcagtttttttatctttgatattataaatgttttattttatcttatttgatattataactGTTATTATAACTGTTAAACCTCTTTTATTAGTTTCGCGCGAAACCGAATGAGAGATGTTGCAAACATCTCTTCGTGATATCAGCTATTCAGTGGACTTTCACCGAACAATCGAGTTTATCCGATGCAAGTGCGTTGCATCCGAACCACGTGCTGGGCGTGCTCGGTGTTGCTGTTATTGCATTTGTATTGTACTTGCGCGAATTTCTCAGCGACGATAAGCCAGGAAGTTTATCAGTTTAACACGAGAAGTCGATGAACATCTTCGAATTTCGAATACTCGTTGAAAATgctttgaaaataattgacttTGTTGTTTTATACTTATTGCTTTAAGTACTTAGCTCTCATATTAGGAATAATAAACATTGACACTttgcactttattttaatataagtacAATGTATTTATGATCGTCAAATTCTTGATATCCCAAAATTTGACGGAATTACTTAATATATCGCAgtaatggaaaaaaagatttatttaactctCTCTCTGAGTTTATTTCAATTGAAAAAAGTCATTTCAAAATCATGTAATTCGTCGTTGACAGCCTCACTTGACAAATACCGAACAGATCACTACAGCAATCCAACACTTGTTTATTACCGTCGTAAATCTTCCGACAGTGCAAGGAGTCTCGTGCGAATGACACGTTCGGTATTGTGAAGTTGTGGAAATCAGGGACTTCGTTTTAATCTCGAACTGCTCGATGTTATCAATCAATAGCCGGATGTCTCGCGATTTTACGCTCGAATCGTACCTTTTTATCTCAAAGCCCTCGTGTTTCCCATGAAATGTCTTTAGTATCCGCGGAGCGTTTATGCGGCGGTTGTAAAAATCTGAAGATTACCGCGATTACGACCGGGAAGATAATTACGCTGACTGTTAATCGTCGCCGTGACACGGTAATTGCGCGGATTCTTACAAGGCGATGAATGCATAGGAGGTCGAATCATAGGTAAAATCAATGCATGCTTTCGATGCATATCAGAAATTAACATTtacttttaacatttattgaacTATCgaattggaaaatataaataatcctctaattaaattaatgtgcAGAACGTGTAAATTCTTAACTTCCTCAGATTCATTTCTATTCAATGATTTTTATCACAAGTTGCATGCtctaaagttaaaaatagaatacgTGTAGaatagtgtgtgtgtgtgtgtagaaCCTTAATTGGCGAACGCTGACTACTAAGGTTGAATTACCGTCAGTCATTGAAAGTGCTTCGTACTCTTGGCCAAGGCTATACGCGCGGTATTTTGCGGCTGTATATGTCGGATTAAATGTGTGCATGTAATACTCCTGAAGCAAGTAAAAGCGATCGCACGAGTAAGTGCCGAGTTGAAGTTCAAGAGCAGTGCAGCGTATCTAGGATCAGTTTCTCGATGGAGTTCGGGTCAATGTACggattaaaaatcattttcagCTGGCTGGACGAGCAAAAATGtcgtaattaaaacaatttagcgtattatattttaaacaactGTGACAAAATAAACATCTATTATTTAAGATTGAAATAACTCAAACAGATATTCGAATCAGATATGGAAATTCtaagtaatttttgaaaaatgtctgcaattttaaaatatttgttcttgtatgtttcaatttatatcttcTCAAATTTCAAATAGTTGTGCGTAAATCAGGAACACttattcaaagttaaaataatttaaaacttcttttatttcttttagacaaatattttaattctaacaattttttttaaattgtaggTATGTAActcaaatatacaaatattcaaAGTTACGTGTTGTACAATTAGCTAAGATATTTGACGGACAGACGCGAAATTGAAGCGAGTATAAGAGCGTATCTCTAGCGTAACTACATATATGTAGTCATTGTCTTTCCGCGCTAATTCGCCTATAGTCGAGAATTCCGCTCATCTCCGCTTTCTCCCAGTTTCCGGAATCGCAGCGGAAACGGGACAGTAATCCGTCAACTGACCACATATCCAAGGTACATTAGTTAACAACGGTAATTGCACTGGAAAGATATGAGACCAAAGACGCCGCCTTATTTTTCCCTCCGCGACACTTTCAGTttactttcttaaatatttaataattacatagaGGAAGTACACACGGTCACAGCTGgcggtaaaaatattaaaaaactacGAGATGCTGAAAAAATTGAGACAGTTTTCAAAACATTTGGCGtttttaaacttattatattttctaaaaacttcaaatcttttttaaaatcattatagtCGCTTTTAGGTTTCTTTTGATCACAAATATATGTCAAAAGTGATGTCGGGGATGGATTGGATTGTTTAATCTGTAAAGTACGCGAGAAAAGCGTGTGTGAGCCCGCCAAAAAGTgtcgaaacgcgcgcgcgacgcgagaaTAATAGACGGAGTCGTAAAAGGACCGCCGCGGGATACGAGAACGTCGTTACAGAAGTGTCATTAGAAATTCTAAGATCGGATGCGCGCGTCATCGAAGCGAGCCGCAGAAGGAGCCCCTGTGTGGACATCGTTCTCGTTATCGTCATCGCCGCAAAAACGGCGAGCCCCCCTGCACGTTTCTCGCGACCGACCGGCGCGATTCGTACCGGCGAAGAGGCGACGGTATCGCGCAACCCGATACGTGATATACGGGAGACGCCGCATCGCGCATACATATTTGTCGGTTTTAACTGTCGGTTCCGTCGTTACACATTGCCGAGTTTCACCGGACGCGATCGGAATGCGTTGCCGGGCGCACGATATGGTTCTCCTTTCGCATTTCTGACCCGAAGGGGATTCTGACAAGTCTGACATTAAAGGAGAACGTTAAGTGCCATGCTCCCAAAGACAATCTATCGCTCGAGGAAGACGCGCCGCGTTCCGCGTGCTTTAGTTCCTCCACTTTATTCCTCTCACGAGTGAATCGATGCATTCGCATGCTCGTCGCAAACTCACGGGATCAATGGCCATCGCCAGGTTCTAAATAGACCCGTGCCTTTCTCGTCTCAGATGAGTCACCTGTACGGACTATTCAGCAAACAAGTGGCACGGTTTTGCGCCGATTCCTCGAGGCCGGACTGCAACAAGAACCTGCTCGTAACCGGCATACGGAGCCTCGCCAGCATGGACGACAACGTCCTCGACAGGCTGGATCCCTATCAACGCGGCGCGAAGGACATGAGTAAGGAAGCGTTCCTGTATTATTGAAAAGAGACTTCGTGTTTACTCGGGGCTGTGTATCATCAAAGAGATTTCGTGTTTACCGAATAAACATACGTATATGAACCGTGAATTCCGGCCTTGACACTTTGACGCGGCCTCCTATTCAAGCCACTTGTTATGTCCTCTTTTCAGTTTGGCACGCCATGGTGGGAAGCAACAGATATGCGTCGAGAATCAGCCATGAAAATGACGACTCCTACTTCACGACCGGAACCGACTTATTAGGTAAGTGTACTAAGAGATGATTGAATCAGTCGAAAATAGTTTAGTTATTcgacgatataaaatattatcggcTACCAGTCATAAATAGAGAGATATCTGATAGAAATCGAAATAGATTACGTAGtatagaaaagagagaaataggaaataaaaaaggtattcatagagaaagaagaagattaaataaaacctGAGGGGTATAAGCTgggacatttaaaaaataaaaatcttgttttgatttatttagaattttgtagaaaataatcagaaaataattactttccatttctatatttattgctttatccagcatttatatttgaattaatcAAAACCGGCTTCCTCCAATTTATCCTACATATAGCAAATGGAAATCAACTTTCTTCATGAATTAAAGgagatgtaaaatttaaatctacaATCTCTTTATTTTCCATAACGTGAAGAATATCATTGTTTCAAGAATTGCCATATTaggatttattaattaaatgtcaatAAAAGCTGATTTCTCGTGTAACATTTCTAATAACCGCGCTTGTCTTATACGCAAAGCAGTTGCTATCGCATTGTAATAAGAAAATCATGCGGTGAAGGGAAACGCGTCCCGCGTTGGTCTATTCGAAAATAAATGGCATTTCGCGGATTCGCTTCTTCCTTGTTTCGGGGATCTCTCCGCGATCGCGAACGGAAACAACATCATACCACGAGAAAGTTTCAACCGCGGTTTCGATTCCGCTCGTGCTCGCGCTCGTGCTCCTAGAAagtctttttttctcccttgACAATATTGCGCCCGATAAACGGTAAATCCTTGCTGGTTGTCTTCAACCACGCACGCTTTCTCCcttctttttgaaaaaaggaGATAATCATACGCTTCGTCGATCCGAACTGATTTAGACTTTGTTTGCGAATCGTATTACGCTCGTCGCTTGACCACAGACCAGTTAGATGTGTCAAATCGTGAACAGATAACGCTCGTCGTTCGTTAAGCTTAAACTTGTTTTTCTAGCAgcaataattaagaaataattgttttaactCTTGGAGCTTTTTGACTTTAATATAACAGTTAAAAGATTACgagtttacattttttactgttttgtAACGGCAATATTTCGTCATTAATCATAAGATGAATAAGATATGTTCCTTATTCATATGATAGATTCCTGATATTTGAGTAGAAgcttttaagaaatattttttttagaattagcTATTGATTCTTCATTTGATGAATTGCTGTTAGCACATTTGACAGGCCTCGCAGTAatgaatatttgataaatagtGGACTCTGATAACACTTATCGTTTGTCAAGTTCTTTCTTTactagaaataattaagaagtaattaatgttttattaactCTTGGGACTCTTTgagattttaataacaattaaaagattacaaTCGCACATTTTGTATCCTTTTGTAACagcaatatttctttattaaatatcttataatcatATCTGATTCACATAAATAGGAAGATAGAGATTTTTGCGAAATACTTAAGTCTTCATATTTGACGATTTATTAGCATATCTGACAGTAATGGACATTTGATAGACAGTGGACAGATTGCGAAAGGAGGTCACTTTTCTCAATATCCAAGATGAGGGTCCCGGCGCGGGGGCGCACCACAGTGGCTTTCACATTTTCTCTGTTGgcccatatatatattgtacatgcGTACGCTAATGATGCATCGACACGCGATGAAAGCCGCGAGCGTTGTACGCCCGTAATTTCAGGCCTTTATCGATCAATTATTATCGTGCATCTAGAAATCtagcgaaaaagaaaagggaCTCTGTACACCGTACGCTATCGATCCCGTTCGATGGGAGAGAACAGCCAAGAAAACGCGATGTTCTTTCCGTTATGCATCgttagtttttcataaaatcaattatggCAATTACGCTGTACATTTCATGGTAGAGAAATTTATAACTGTATAGCTTCTTTCGCTGGCCGCGGagaatacgtatatatgcacGCGCAAATACCCAATACCCACGGCATTCATCCATTGCGAGGGCAAATTCCTGCACGTCTATCTCGCGGAGTCCTTGTAGCCTACAAATTGACGGCATTCGACTAACTGTCGGAAGCGAGGAGAGCACGAACTGACGTGCAGATATtggattttaaattatcataatgcCGAGGTCGCGCGGAATCCCCCTCTAGaaataaacgcgcgcgcgggacgATAAAATAGGGGCCGTTGATCCAAAAGTGATCTTCGACCGCGAGAATCACGAGCGTACATCTGCGTATGTACATCTCCTTTCATGGGTCTCCTTCGGGACACGCGGTACCGATTTTTTTCTGTCATACCAAAATAAGAGCACCCACGATTCTAAGACGATGGCGAAGAATGTGAAGATAAAATCTAAGGAAGTCTGCTCTCGGAGATCGACAATTGTTTCTTACAATTGTAACAAGAggcaattataatattaagtattgTTAAAGATtgtactataataataataatataattaattaaatatacgcAGCGGAAAAATAGGATGTGAGAAATTTCATCTCACGAAACATCTCAAAAGTCTAATATGACTCTACACTGTTAAAAATTCGTAGTgttaaattatactcaatttcagtcatttttaaccattcttaTATAGGTCGCCATTGCTCTTgttcaatatgtcgttaatttaactacccagatagcacagctgatctttatgaattcaaaaagatctgaatctgatctttatgaattcataaagatcaactgtgctatctgggtaaAGCAATAGAgtgaaaataatactgttaaaataataaatttcaacacacatgatagttaaaaatgataaaatgttatttgactcaaggtattgatttaaatttcatcctttaatatttaacagtgtaaaaatgtaaaaagttgTCGAAATTATCGCAACTGATTCGCAGGCATTCCGATTCTTACATTCTAAACGGCAATTTAAATTCTTCGTAAAGTCATCGTGACTGGAAGAAATTTGTGGTACACGGTGCGCTCGCTTTAATGAGTGAATCTTAATGAAGTACGGACAAGGATTTCGCATTGGGGGCGCATATACTTCCTGGTATCCGTTGCGCCTGTGTAATAGGCCGGTTACTTAATCCTCGGCAACTACAAACCAACGTCATTTTCAGAAGTCAAGTCACGCTGGCCGCATTTGTTTAActccatctctctctttctcttcttgcAGCGAGCAGCGGCAGCGAGACGAACGGCCTCGCTGAGGAGACCGCGGCGAGCGGTGATTACGTTTCGCCGTCGGAGCCGAGCGGGCCGTATCTGGGGGGGCCGATGGTGATACGGGTCTATCCGGACGGCCGACCGGTTCCGGAGGACCAGAAGCGCCCGTTGCCGAAGGACGAGGACGCGGACGAGCTCAGATATTCCCGTTTGCCGTCCATCGAAGAGATCGAGGCTAAAAGCGGCAGCGTGTTCTACGGGAAAGGCGCGAACGAGCCGTCGATGGCCAAGAGGAGGACGTCCTTCGCGGCCGACATCAGCAAGAACTATCGGCGACCGGAAGTGCTGCGTCTTCGCGACCATCCGTTGCCCTACGAAAGGGTGTTTCGAGGCGCGTTGAACGAACGCAGAATGCGTTACTATTGAGGGAGATCTCTTCTTGTTCCCTTCTATCTGATACGAGATATCTTCCCGCGGA
Proteins encoded:
- the Reg-5 gene encoding rhythmically expressed gene 5 protein; protein product: MMISGTSFVKVTTCILLGCCVTMRVTGSAIPMWEFLSRDEKMSHLYGLFSKQVARFCADSSRPDCNKNLLVTGIRSLASMDDNVLDRLDPYQRGAKDMIWHAMVGSNRYASRISHENDDSYFTTGTDLLASSGSETNGLAEETAASGDYVSPSEPSGPYLGGPMVIRVYPDGRPVPEDQKRPLPKDEDADELRYSRLPSIEEIEAKSGSVFYGKGANEPSMAKRRTSFAADISKNYRRPEVLRLRDHPLPYERVFRGALNERRMRYY